One Prodigiosinella aquatilis DNA window includes the following coding sequences:
- the glnL gene encoding nitrogen regulation protein NR(II), producing the protein MATGTLPDAGQILNSLINSILLLDKDLAIHYSNPAAQQLLAQSSRKLSGTPLPELLGYFSLNLDLMRESLDSGQGFTDNEVTIVVDGKAHIMSLTAQRIQNNFILLEMAPMDNQRRLSQEQLQHAQQQAARDLVRGLAHEIKNPLGGLRGAAQLLSKALPDPELREYTKVIIEQADRLRNLVDRLLGPQQPGLHVTQSIHQVAERVFQLVSLEKTDNVTLVRDYDPSLPELTHDPDQIEQVLLNITRNALQALGEEGGTITIRTRTAFQLTLHGVRYRLVARIDIEDDGPGVPAQLQDTLFYPMVSGREGGTGLGLSIARNLIDQHSGKIEFNSWPGHTEFSVYLPIRQ; encoded by the coding sequence ATGGCAACAGGCACGCTGCCCGATGCTGGGCAGATCCTCAATTCTTTGATTAACAGCATATTACTGCTGGATAAAGATCTGGCAATTCACTACTCCAACCCAGCGGCACAGCAACTTTTAGCACAAAGTTCCCGAAAGCTGTCAGGGACACCGCTGCCGGAGCTACTGGGCTATTTCTCGCTGAATCTCGACCTGATGCGCGAAAGCCTCGACTCAGGACAGGGCTTTACCGATAACGAAGTTACCATTGTGGTAGATGGTAAGGCTCATATCATGTCGCTCACGGCCCAACGGATACAGAACAATTTCATCCTGTTGGAAATGGCGCCAATGGATAACCAACGTCGTCTAAGCCAGGAGCAACTACAACACGCCCAGCAACAAGCAGCTCGTGATCTGGTGAGAGGCCTGGCACATGAGATCAAAAACCCGCTTGGTGGGTTACGCGGGGCAGCACAGTTACTTTCCAAAGCACTGCCAGATCCTGAGTTAAGGGAATATACCAAAGTCATCATTGAGCAAGCAGATCGTCTGCGTAATCTGGTAGACCGGTTATTAGGGCCACAACAACCAGGCTTGCACGTTACGCAGAGCATTCATCAGGTTGCCGAACGCGTATTCCAACTGGTATCTCTGGAAAAAACAGACAATGTTACGCTGGTCAGGGATTACGACCCCAGCCTGCCAGAACTGACACACGACCCGGATCAGATTGAGCAGGTATTACTTAACATTACCCGCAATGCACTACAGGCTCTGGGGGAAGAAGGCGGCACCATCACTATCCGTACCCGGACTGCGTTTCAATTGACGCTACATGGTGTGCGTTATCGTCTGGTAGCCCGTATTGATATTGAAGATGATGGCCCAGGTGTTCCGGCTCAACTACAGGATACGTTGTTCTATCCTATGGTTAGTGGGCGGGAAGGAGGAACCGGCCTGGGATTGTCGATAGCCCGGAATCTTATCGATCAACATTCCGGTAAAATTGAATTCAACAGTTGGCCAGGTCATACCGAGTTTTCGGTTTATCTGCCCATTCGCCAGTGA
- the glnA gene encoding glutamate--ammonia ligase codes for MSAENVLTMLNEHEVKFVDLRFTDTKGKEQHVTIPAHQVNADFFEDGKMFDGSSIGGWKGINESDMVLMPDPTTAVLDPFFEETTLNIRCDILEPATMQGYDRDPRSISKRAEDFLRSSGIADTVLFGPEPEFFLFDDVRFGSSISGSHVSIDDIEAAWNSSKQYEGGNKGHRPSVKGGYFPVPPVDSSQDLRSTMCLTMEQMGLVVEAHHHEVATAGQNEIATRFNSMTKKADEIQIYKYVVHNVAHVFGKTATFMPKPMFGDNGSGMHCHMSLSKDGANLFSGDKYGGLSETALYYIGGIIKHAKAINALTNPTTNSYKRLVPGYEAPVMLAYSARNRSASIRIPVVSSPKARRIEVRFPDPAANPYLAFAALLMAGLDGIINKIHPGDAMDKNLYDLPAEEAKEIPTVAGSLEEALNALNADREFLTRGGVFTEDSIDAYIELRKSEDDRVRMTPHPVEFELYYSV; via the coding sequence ATGTCTGCAGAAAATGTTTTGACGATGCTGAATGAACATGAAGTGAAGTTTGTTGATCTTCGCTTCACTGATACCAAAGGTAAGGAACAGCACGTCACTATTCCAGCACATCAAGTCAATGCTGACTTTTTTGAAGACGGCAAAATGTTTGATGGTTCTTCGATTGGTGGCTGGAAAGGTATCAACGAATCAGACATGGTATTAATGCCCGATCCGACGACTGCAGTTCTGGATCCTTTCTTCGAAGAAACCACACTGAACATCCGTTGCGACATTCTGGAACCAGCCACAATGCAGGGCTACGATCGTGACCCGCGTTCTATCTCTAAACGCGCCGAAGATTTCCTGCGCTCTTCTGGTATCGCGGATACCGTACTGTTCGGGCCTGAGCCGGAATTTTTCCTGTTTGACGATGTCCGTTTCGGCAGCAGCATTTCTGGTTCACACGTATCTATCGATGACATCGAAGCGGCGTGGAATAGCAGCAAACAATATGAAGGTGGCAACAAAGGCCATCGTCCGTCAGTAAAAGGTGGTTACTTCCCGGTTCCACCAGTAGATTCATCACAGGATCTCCGTTCGACCATGTGTCTGACTATGGAACAGATGGGCCTGGTTGTTGAAGCTCATCACCATGAAGTAGCGACTGCCGGACAGAACGAAATAGCCACCCGCTTCAATAGTATGACCAAAAAAGCTGACGAAATTCAGATTTACAAATATGTCGTACATAACGTAGCTCACGTGTTTGGTAAAACGGCAACCTTCATGCCAAAACCAATGTTCGGTGACAACGGCTCGGGTATGCATTGCCATATGTCTCTGTCCAAAGACGGTGCCAACCTGTTCTCTGGTGATAAATACGGCGGTCTGTCTGAAACAGCGTTGTACTACATCGGTGGTATCATTAAACACGCGAAAGCCATTAATGCCTTGACCAACCCAACAACCAACTCTTACAAGCGTCTGGTCCCAGGGTATGAAGCACCAGTCATGCTGGCCTACTCAGCCCGTAACCGCTCTGCTTCGATTCGTATTCCAGTCGTTTCCAGCCCGAAAGCACGCCGTATTGAGGTCCGTTTCCCGGATCCTGCTGCCAACCCGTATCTGGCCTTCGCAGCTCTGCTGATGGCTGGCCTGGACGGTATCATCAACAAAATCCATCCTGGTGATGCCATGGATAAGAATCTGTATGATTTACCGGCAGAAGAAGCGAAAGAAATCCCAACTGTAGCGGGTTCACTGGAAGAAGCACTAAATGCGCTGAATGCTGACCGTGAGTTCCTGACCCGGGGTGGCGTGTTCACTGAAGACTCAATTGATGCTTACATTGAATTGCGTAAATCAGAGGATGACCGTGTTCGTATGACACCACATCCGGTCGAATTCGAACTGTACTACAGCGTTTAA
- the typA gene encoding ribosome-dependent GTPase TypA yields MIENLRNIAIIAHVDHGKTTLVDKLLQQSGTLGDDRNDPTERVMDSNDLEKERGITILAKNTAINWNNYRINIVDTPGHADFGGEVERVMSMVDSVLLLVDAMDGPMPQTRFVTQKAFAYGLKPIVVINKVDRPGARPDWVVDQVFDLFVNLGATDEQLDFPIVYTSALNGVSGLDHNDMADDMTPLFEAIVKYVEAPKVDLNGPFQMQISQLDYNNYVGVIGIGRISRGVVKPNQQVSIVDSQGKVRNGKVGQVLGHMGLLRIESKLAEAGDIVAVTGLGELNISDTICDTSTVEALPPLTVDEPTVTMFFCVNTSPFCGKEGKFVTSRQILDRLRKELVHNVALRVEETEDPDAFRVSGRGELHLSVLIENMRREGFELAVSRPKVIFRTIDGRRQEPFEQVTLDIEEQNQGSVMEAMGIRKGDMRDMIPDGKGRVRLDYVIPSRGLIGFRTDFMTMTSGTGLLYSTFSHYDDVRPGEIGQRQNGVLISNGQGKAVAYALYSLQDRGKLFLGHGAEVYEGQIIGIHTRSNDLTVNCLTGKKLTNMRASGTDEATTLVPAIKMSLEQALEFIDDDELVEVTPHSIRLRKRHLTENDRRRANRTTKED; encoded by the coding sequence GTGATCGAAAATTTGCGTAACATCGCTATTATTGCGCACGTTGACCATGGGAAAACCACCCTGGTCGATAAGTTGCTGCAACAGTCCGGTACGTTGGGTGATGATCGTAATGATCCTACCGAACGTGTCATGGACTCCAATGATTTGGAAAAAGAGCGCGGAATTACTATCCTCGCTAAAAATACCGCCATCAACTGGAATAACTACCGTATTAATATTGTGGATACGCCAGGTCACGCCGATTTCGGCGGTGAAGTTGAGCGCGTGATGTCCATGGTTGACTCGGTTCTGCTGCTGGTGGACGCGATGGACGGCCCGATGCCGCAGACGCGTTTCGTGACTCAGAAAGCTTTTGCCTATGGCCTGAAACCCATTGTGGTGATCAACAAAGTTGACCGCCCGGGCGCGCGTCCAGATTGGGTTGTCGATCAGGTTTTTGACCTGTTTGTTAACCTTGGCGCGACTGATGAGCAACTGGATTTCCCGATTGTTTATACATCCGCACTGAACGGTGTTTCGGGTCTGGATCATAATGATATGGCGGACGACATGACTCCGCTGTTTGAGGCCATCGTAAAATACGTTGAAGCACCCAAAGTCGACCTCAACGGCCCGTTCCAGATGCAGATATCCCAGTTAGATTACAACAACTATGTTGGTGTTATCGGTATCGGTCGTATCTCGCGTGGTGTGGTGAAACCAAACCAGCAGGTCAGTATTGTCGACAGCCAGGGCAAAGTACGTAACGGTAAAGTGGGCCAGGTACTTGGTCATATGGGCCTGCTACGTATTGAAAGTAAGCTGGCAGAAGCGGGCGACATTGTGGCGGTTACCGGCCTGGGTGAATTGAATATTTCCGACACCATCTGCGATACTTCTACTGTTGAAGCGTTGCCACCGTTAACGGTAGACGAACCGACAGTAACCATGTTCTTCTGCGTCAATACTTCACCGTTCTGCGGTAAAGAAGGTAAGTTTGTGACTTCACGTCAGATTCTGGACCGTCTTCGCAAAGAGCTGGTGCATAACGTAGCACTGCGCGTGGAAGAAACAGAAGATCCAGATGCATTCCGTGTTTCAGGCCGTGGTGAACTGCATCTGTCTGTATTGATTGAAAATATGCGTCGCGAAGGTTTTGAACTGGCGGTATCCCGTCCGAAAGTTATCTTCCGTACTATTGATGGTCGTCGTCAGGAACCATTTGAGCAAGTGACGTTGGACATCGAAGAGCAGAATCAGGGCTCCGTGATGGAAGCCATGGGTATACGTAAAGGTGACATGCGAGACATGATCCCTGATGGTAAAGGCCGTGTGCGTCTGGACTACGTGATTCCAAGCCGTGGATTGATCGGTTTCCGTACCGACTTTATGACCATGACGTCGGGTACGGGTCTACTGTATTCCACCTTTAGCCATTATGATGATGTGCGTCCGGGGGAAATTGGCCAGCGTCAGAATGGCGTATTGATCTCCAATGGACAGGGTAAAGCCGTTGCTTATGCGCTGTACAGCTTGCAGGATCGCGGTAAATTGTTCCTGGGCCATGGTGCTGAAGTGTATGAAGGCCAGATTATCGGTATTCACACCCGCTCTAACGACCTGACAGTGAACTGTCTGACGGGTAAGAAGCTGACCAACATGCGTGCTTCCGGTACTGATGAAGCCACGACACTGGTACCGGCGATTAAAATGTCTCTGGAGCAGGCGCTTGAATTTATTGATGATGACGAACTGGTGGAAGTGACTCCGCACTCCATCCGTCTTCGCAAACGTCATTTGACGGAAAACGATCGCCGTCGCGCTAATCGCACCACAAAAGAAGATTAA
- the yihX gene encoding glucose-1-phosphatase has translation MLYIFDLGNVIIDIDFNRVFGEWSHLGNVPLAMLRERFVMGDTFEQHERGEISDEEFASRLCHEMGMSLSFEQFSTGWQAIFVSLRAEVLEIMQRLRQEGHRVVILSNTNRLHCDFWPTQYPQIQQAVDHLYLSQEIGFRKPEADIYHHVLRQEAVTADNAIFFDDNIANVAAASELGIQSILVSDRKVIPYFFAQKHNVFSK, from the coding sequence ATGCTGTATATATTTGATTTGGGCAACGTCATCATCGATATTGATTTTAATCGGGTTTTCGGTGAGTGGAGCCATCTTGGTAACGTACCGCTGGCAATGTTACGCGAACGTTTCGTTATGGGGGACACCTTTGAGCAGCATGAGCGTGGCGAGATCAGTGATGAGGAATTCGCATCCCGCTTGTGTCATGAAATGGGTATGAGCCTTAGCTTTGAGCAGTTCTCGACGGGGTGGCAAGCGATATTTGTTTCTCTGCGAGCTGAAGTATTGGAGATTATGCAGCGTTTGCGTCAGGAAGGGCACCGGGTGGTCATCCTTTCCAATACCAACCGCTTACATTGTGATTTCTGGCCAACTCAATATCCGCAAATACAGCAAGCCGTAGATCATCTGTACCTTTCTCAGGAAATCGGATTTCGCAAACCAGAAGCGGATATATACCACCATGTACTGCGCCAGGAAGCTGTCACGGCGGATAATGCCATTTTCTTTGATGATAATATTGCTAATGTGGCGGCGGCTTCTGAACTTGGCATTCAGTCGATACTGGTGAGTGACCGAAAGGTAATCCCCTATTTTTTTGCCCAAAAACATAACGTTTTTAGTAAATAA
- the dtd gene encoding D-aminoacyl-tRNA deacylase → MIALIQRVSGASVTVDESVVGEIDSGLLVLLAVEQGDDEKKAARLCERVAGYRIFSDKNDKMNLNVQQAGGSLLVVSQFTLAADTQKGMRPSFSRGASPDEANRLYQYFIGQCRGRGIATETGRFAADMKVALVNDGPVTFWLQV, encoded by the coding sequence ATGATCGCGTTAATTCAGCGGGTATCTGGTGCCAGTGTTACGGTTGATGAATCGGTGGTTGGTGAAATTGATTCGGGATTGTTGGTGTTACTGGCTGTTGAACAAGGGGATGATGAAAAAAAGGCGGCCCGACTTTGTGAGCGAGTTGCTGGTTATCGCATTTTCAGCGATAAAAATGACAAGATGAACCTGAATGTTCAACAGGCTGGCGGTAGTTTGCTGGTAGTTTCTCAATTTACGTTGGCAGCGGATACACAAAAGGGGATGCGCCCCAGTTTCTCCCGTGGGGCATCGCCGGATGAGGCGAACCGCCTGTATCAGTATTTTATCGGGCAATGCCGTGGGCGTGGTATTGCTACCGAAACTGGACGTTTTGCTGCAGATATGAAAGTCGCGCTGGTGAATGATGGACCAGTAACCTTCTGGTTACAGGTTTAG
- the fabY gene encoding fatty acid biosynthesis protein FabY, whose product MYHLRVPESAENLDAYYQFRWEMLRKPLHQPLGSERDAYDALAHHQTIVDEQGQLVAVGRLSINADNEASIRFLAVHPGVRRKGLGTLMAMALESVARQEGVKRVVCSAREDAVDFFAKLGFINQGEITTPLTTPVRHFLMIKPVETLDDILHRPDWCGQLQQAWYEHIPLSEKMGVRISQYTGQKFITTMPEVGNQNPHQTLFAGSMFSLATLTGWGLIWLLLRERQLGGTIILADAHIRYSTPVTGRPSAVADLGSLSGNLDRLARGRKARVQLDVELFGNENKGALFQGVYIVLPAMPDEPLEEGGSAIR is encoded by the coding sequence ATGTATCACCTGAGAGTGCCTGAAAGCGCCGAAAATCTTGATGCCTACTATCAATTTCGCTGGGAAATGCTGCGTAAACCGTTGCATCAGCCACTGGGCTCTGAGCGTGATGCTTATGACGCGCTAGCGCATCATCAGACGATTGTTGATGAGCAAGGGCAACTGGTAGCGGTGGGACGACTGTCTATTAATGCTGACAATGAGGCTTCCATCCGTTTTCTGGCTGTTCATCCAGGGGTACGCCGTAAAGGTCTGGGGACGTTGATGGCAATGGCGCTGGAGTCGGTGGCGCGTCAGGAAGGGGTTAAGCGTGTCGTGTGTAGCGCTCGTGAAGATGCTGTGGATTTTTTTGCCAAACTGGGATTCATCAATCAGGGCGAAATTACGACACCATTGACTACACCAGTGCGCCACTTTCTGATGATTAAACCGGTGGAGACGCTGGATGATATTTTGCACCGTCCCGATTGGTGTGGTCAGTTGCAGCAGGCCTGGTATGAACATATTCCGTTAAGTGAAAAAATGGGTGTGCGCATCAGTCAGTATACCGGGCAGAAATTTATTACCACCATGCCGGAGGTTGGTAATCAGAATCCGCATCAAACACTATTTGCTGGCAGTATGTTTTCACTGGCAACCCTGACAGGGTGGGGATTGATCTGGCTGTTACTACGTGAGAGACAATTGGGGGGGACCATTATTTTGGCAGACGCGCATATCCGTTATAGTACCCCGGTAACTGGCAGGCCAAGTGCTGTTGCTGATCTGGGTTCACTGAGTGGCAATTTGGATCGACTGGCCAGAGGGCGCAAGGCACGAGTACAGCTGGATGTTGAACTATTTGGAAACGAGAACAAAGGTGCTTTGTTCCAAGGGGTTTACATCGTGTTACCCGCGATGCCGGATGAGCCGCTGGAGGAAGGGGGCTCAGCCATTCGTTAA
- a CDS encoding AsmA family protein, whose amino-acid sequence MKFIGKLFLTLLLLALLLLVVFYVLMQTAWGANWVTKWVNQHTEYQLSLGKIDHNWSSPSHILLQDVIFGHKNQPATIVAKQISIGLSIRQITDPSHITSLQLKGGTLNLDQTNITLPIDADTLQLTDMALHAQDSNWQLNGQQINGGIMPWKPEAGYLLGKKANFQLSARSLILNNIPASQVLVQGEINGNQLALNNFGANVARGELTGNAIRTEDGSWQINNLRLSNVRLQTNQTLTDFWQPLTQLPALTVNRFDLIGARMEGKNWAFNDLDVTLQNVTFKQNDWQSEDGSLSFNATDIINGQMHLVDPIVSLDLSPQGLAIKQFSTRWEGGLLRTDGTWQRSNHRLDLNEFIVAGMEYTLPGDWRQRWQQALPSWLSEVFIKKFSANRNLLIDINPDFPFQLTALDGFGNNLLLARDHQLGIWGGSLNLNASDATFNKIDVRHPSLVLNANNNQITLTDLSAFTQTGLLEAKGIINQQPTRNFTLELNGKAVNFGILSHWGWTTPPALPAGNSNFQLHLTGKLDASMPLKPTLNGMLQGMDGKGLPIRQEMHQGTVLENTPTEQNNNQQ is encoded by the coding sequence ATGAAATTTATCGGGAAATTATTTCTCACTCTGCTGTTATTGGCCTTGTTGTTACTGGTGGTGTTTTACGTATTAATGCAAACCGCATGGGGAGCAAACTGGGTCACCAAGTGGGTGAATCAGCACACCGAGTACCAATTATCATTAGGCAAAATCGATCATAATTGGTCTTCTCCCAGCCATATTCTGTTGCAGGATGTGATTTTTGGTCATAAAAATCAGCCAGCTACAATAGTCGCAAAACAGATCTCCATCGGACTAAGCATCCGCCAGATTACTGACCCCAGTCACATTACCAGCCTGCAACTGAAAGGCGGAACCCTCAATCTGGATCAGACCAACATCACACTACCAATCGATGCCGATACGCTGCAACTAACCGATATGGCACTACATGCGCAGGATAGCAACTGGCAATTGAATGGACAGCAGATAAACGGCGGTATTATGCCGTGGAAACCGGAAGCCGGTTACTTGCTGGGTAAAAAAGCCAACTTTCAGCTCAGTGCCCGCTCTTTGATACTGAACAACATTCCGGCCAGTCAGGTACTGGTGCAGGGAGAAATCAATGGCAATCAGTTGGCACTGAACAACTTTGGTGCGAATGTCGCCCGAGGTGAACTCACTGGCAACGCTATTCGTACCGAAGATGGCAGCTGGCAGATCAACAATTTGCGACTTAGCAATGTGCGTTTGCAAACTAACCAGACACTGACTGATTTCTGGCAGCCCCTGACTCAACTTCCAGCACTGACAGTTAACCGTTTTGATCTCATTGGCGCCCGTATGGAAGGGAAAAACTGGGCCTTTAACGATTTGGATGTCACCTTGCAGAATGTAACATTCAAACAGAACGACTGGCAGAGTGAGGACGGTTCGCTGTCGTTCAACGCCACTGACATCATCAATGGCCAAATGCATTTGGTCGACCCCATTGTCAGCCTGGATCTATCCCCTCAAGGGCTGGCAATCAAGCAATTTTCTACTCGCTGGGAAGGTGGGCTATTACGTACTGACGGCACCTGGCAACGTAGTAACCACCGGTTGGATTTAAATGAATTTATTGTAGCGGGTATGGAATATACCTTGCCTGGCGATTGGCGCCAGCGCTGGCAGCAGGCATTACCTTCCTGGTTGTCGGAAGTGTTTATTAAAAAGTTTTCAGCCAACCGTAACTTACTAATTGATATCAACCCGGATTTCCCATTTCAGCTTACCGCACTGGATGGCTTTGGTAACAACCTGCTGCTGGCGCGCGATCATCAATTGGGAATATGGGGTGGCTCACTGAACCTTAACGCCAGTGATGCCACATTCAACAAGATAGATGTCCGCCACCCGTCGTTGGTACTGAATGCCAATAATAACCAAATCACACTCACTGATTTGAGCGCGTTTACCCAGACCGGACTGCTGGAAGCCAAAGGTATTATCAATCAGCAACCGACCCGGAATTTTACGCTGGAGTTAAATGGCAAGGCCGTTAATTTTGGCATTCTCTCCCATTGGGGATGGACAACACCGCCTGCGCTACCGGCAGGTAATAGCAATTTTCAGTTGCACCTGACGGGCAAACTGGACGCCAGCATGCCATTGAAACCTACACTAAATGGCATGTTACAAGGAATGGATGGAAAAGGACTTCCGATTCGACAGGAAATGCATCAAGGTACAGTTTTAGAAAACACACCGACAGAACAAAACAATAACCAACAATAA
- a CDS encoding uracil-xanthine permease family protein, producing the protein MSTTTTEHLQAESTAATQHSELIYRLDDRPPLPQTLFAACQHLLAMFVAVITPALLICQALGLPAQDTQHIISMSLFASGLASILQIKTWGPVGSGLLSIQGTSFNFVTPLIMGGMALKNGGADVPTMMAALFGTLMVASCTEILLSRVLHLARRIITPLVSGIVVMIIGLSLIQVGLTSIGGGFAAMSNHTFGAPKNLLLAAIVLLVIILLNRQRNPYLRVASLVIAMAVGYIVAWLMGMLPAAAPAGQSTLIMVPTPLYYGLGFDWNLLIPLMLIFMVTSLETIGDITATSDVSEQPVSGPLYMKRLKGGVLANGLNSMLSAVFNTFPNSCFGQNNGVIQLTGVASRYVGFVVALMLIVLGLFPAVSGFVQHIPEPVLGGATIVMFGTIAASGVRIVSREPLNRRAIMIIALSLAVGLGVSQQPLILQFAPDWLKTLLSSGIAAGGITAIALNLVFPHEKE; encoded by the coding sequence ATGAGTACCACCACCACCGAGCATCTTCAGGCAGAATCAACCGCCGCAACCCAGCACAGTGAACTGATTTACCGTCTGGATGACCGGCCTCCTTTGCCGCAAACCTTATTTGCTGCCTGCCAGCATCTGCTGGCGATGTTTGTAGCCGTGATTACACCTGCATTGCTGATTTGTCAGGCACTTGGTTTACCCGCACAGGATACCCAGCACATTATCAGTATGTCGTTGTTCGCTTCCGGTCTGGCCTCCATTTTACAAATCAAAACCTGGGGACCGGTAGGTTCTGGCCTGCTATCAATCCAGGGCACCAGCTTTAACTTTGTTACCCCGCTGATTATGGGGGGAATGGCGCTGAAAAATGGCGGAGCGGATGTGCCCACCATGATGGCAGCCCTGTTCGGCACACTGATGGTGGCATCTTGCACCGAAATTCTGCTTTCCCGCGTACTGCATCTGGCACGCCGCATCATTACCCCGTTGGTTTCCGGTATTGTAGTAATGATTATCGGTCTGTCTCTGATTCAGGTCGGCCTGACGTCCATCGGGGGTGGCTTTGCCGCCATGAGCAATCACACATTTGGTGCTCCCAAAAATCTGTTACTGGCGGCCATTGTGCTACTAGTAATCATTCTGCTTAATCGCCAGCGCAACCCATATCTGCGTGTTGCATCGCTGGTTATTGCGATGGCTGTAGGCTATATCGTGGCCTGGCTGATGGGGATGTTGCCTGCCGCCGCACCCGCTGGCCAGAGCACACTCATTATGGTGCCAACGCCACTCTATTACGGCCTGGGTTTCGACTGGAACCTGTTGATTCCACTGATGCTGATATTCATGGTGACATCACTGGAAACCATCGGCGATATTACCGCCACCTCCGACGTATCAGAACAACCGGTAAGCGGCCCGCTGTATATGAAGCGTCTGAAAGGCGGCGTATTAGCCAATGGACTGAACTCCATGCTTTCCGCCGTATTCAACACCTTTCCCAACTCCTGTTTCGGGCAAAATAACGGGGTTATCCAGCTCACCGGTGTCGCCAGTCGCTATGTCGGTTTTGTTGTTGCACTGATGTTGATCGTCTTGGGACTGTTTCCGGCGGTGAGCGGCTTTGTGCAGCATATTCCAGAGCCAGTACTTGGCGGAGCAACCATTGTCATGTTTGGTACTATCGCCGCTTCTGGGGTACGCATTGTCTCTCGTGAACCACTGAACCGTCGCGCCATTATGATTATTGCACTGTCGCTGGCAGTCGGTCTCGGCGTATCTCAGCAACCATTGATTTTACAATTTGCACCAGACTGGCTGAAAACCCTACTCTCTTCGGGTATCGCCGCTGGGGGAATCACCGCCATCGCGCTGAATCTGGTGTTCCCGCACGAGAAAGAATAA